One window of the Candidatus Binatus sp. genome contains the following:
- a CDS encoding rhodanese-like domain-containing protein, whose translation MSRRIMAETIGADQLQELMRSDRAFALIDVREWGEFALGQILGARHIARGSLEKYLPFLVPDRSVRLVLMCDDGQRSALAAATAQQLGYSQVSILAGGLEAWKRAGGETYGGWSLTGKDYGERLLVQENIPELTVDVLHKMIERGEPVLVLDSRPYSEFEASHLPGARSAPIGEIAR comes from the coding sequence ATGAGCCGGCGAATCATGGCAGAAACGATCGGCGCTGACCAACTTCAGGAGCTAATGCGTTCCGACCGGGCGTTTGCCTTGATCGATGTCCGCGAATGGGGCGAGTTCGCGCTCGGGCAGATTCTGGGAGCGCGGCATATCGCGCGCGGCAGCCTCGAAAAATATCTGCCGTTCCTCGTTCCAGATCGCAGCGTCAGACTGGTGCTAATGTGCGACGACGGCCAACGCTCGGCGCTGGCGGCCGCAACGGCGCAGCAGTTGGGCTACTCGCAGGTCAGCATTCTGGCCGGCGGACTCGAGGCGTGGAAGCGTGCGGGCGGTGAGACCTACGGGGGCTGGTCGCTAACCGGCAAGGACTATGGAGAACGCCTTCTCGTGCAGGAGAACATTCCCGAACTGACGGTGGACGTGCTTCATAAGATGATCGAGCGCGGCGAGCCAGTGCTCGTTCTCGACTCGCGCCCATACTCCGAGTTCGAGGCCTCGCATCTCCCCGGCGCACGGAGCGCGCCGATTGGAGAGATTGCGCGT